In the Flavobacteriales bacterium genome, one interval contains:
- a CDS encoding protein-L-isoaspartate(D-aspartate) O-methyltransferase, protein MSKLDTFKHKGLRKQLVEEIREKGITSEAVLEAINNVPRHQFLDNVFINFAYEDKAFPIGEGQTISHPYTVAFQSQLLNVKRGDKILEIGTGSGYQTCVLLQLGAKVFTIERQKALFTKTKGLLANMGQKAKCFYGDGYKGLPAFAPFDKILVTAGAPYVPEDLKDQVKIGGMLVVPVGGDDSQKMISLIKIDENNFEEVEHGDFKFVPFLKEKV, encoded by the coding sequence ATTTCAAAGTTGGATACATTTAAGCATAAAGGGCTTCGGAAGCAGCTAGTAGAGGAGATTAGAGAAAAGGGAATTACTTCGGAAGCAGTTCTGGAAGCTATTAATAATGTGCCAAGACATCAGTTTCTAGATAACGTGTTTATCAACTTCGCATACGAAGACAAAGCTTTCCCAATTGGAGAAGGACAAACCATTTCACATCCATATACCGTAGCTTTTCAATCTCAACTATTGAATGTAAAGAGAGGCGATAAGATTTTGGAAATAGGAACGGGATCGGGCTATCAAACATGCGTATTGCTTCAGTTAGGTGCTAAAGTGTTTACCATAGAACGACAAAAGGCTTTATTTACTAAGACAAAGGGATTGCTCGCCAATATGGGCCAAAAGGCTAAATGCTTTTATGGCGATGGTTATAAAGGACTTCCAGCTTTTGCACCGTTCGATAAAATATTGGTTACAGCCGGTGCACCTTATGTTCCAGAAGATTTGAAAGACCAAGTAAAAATTGGCGGAATGCTTGTTGTTCCTGTTGGAGGAGATGATTCGCAAAAGATGATATCCCTTATTAAGATTGACGAAAATAATTTTGAAGAAGTAGAACATGGAGATTTTAAATTTGTTCCATTCTTGAAAGAAAAAGTCTGA
- a CDS encoding Gfo/Idh/MocA family oxidoreductase: MYNIGVLGAGHLGQIHLKLLKEIKEYNVIGFYDPDEEKSKAAAKKFKLKAFDSVDELIAASDIIDIVTPTLSHYDCAVKALRASKHCFIEKPITNTVQEAKELIDLTSEANVKVQIGHVERYNPAFIAAKPFCSEPMFIEAHRLAKFNPRGTDVSVVLDLMIHDIDIILSIVKSNIKRISASGVAVISETPDITNARIEFANGCVANLTASRMSLKNMRKTRFFQRDAYISVDFLKKKASVVSMSEPDNNFNPLSMKIEVGKNREEKQINFNSPKIKNTNAIKDELEDFLDAIKNDTEPLVTIDDGYAALDVATTIIELIKKSPDFEIEENNNQEN; this comes from the coding sequence ATGTATAACATTGGAGTTCTCGGAGCAGGCCATCTCGGACAGATTCACTTGAAGCTTTTAAAAGAGATTAAAGAATATAACGTTATCGGGTTTTACGATCCAGATGAGGAGAAAAGCAAAGCTGCTGCCAAGAAGTTTAAGCTCAAAGCATTCGACTCTGTCGATGAATTAATTGCTGCGTCTGATATAATAGATATTGTTACTCCTACTCTATCTCATTATGACTGTGCAGTGAAAGCCTTACGAGCATCTAAACATTGTTTTATTGAAAAGCCTATTACCAATACAGTTCAAGAAGCCAAAGAATTAATAGATCTAACAAGCGAGGCAAATGTTAAAGTTCAAATTGGACATGTGGAAAGATACAATCCTGCCTTTATTGCGGCTAAACCATTTTGTTCCGAGCCAATGTTTATTGAGGCTCATCGCTTAGCAAAATTTAACCCTCGAGGTACAGATGTTTCTGTTGTACTTGATTTAATGATACACGATATCGACATTATTCTGAGCATCGTTAAATCCAATATAAAACGAATAAGTGCAAGTGGTGTGGCCGTAATTAGCGAAACTCCAGATATTACGAATGCTAGAATCGAATTCGCTAATGGTTGTGTAGCAAATCTAACAGCCAGCAGAATGTCATTAAAGAACATGCGTAAAACAAGATTCTTTCAACGAGATGCTTACATTTCTGTCGATTTTCTCAAAAAAAAGGCAAGTGTTGTTAGTATGAGCGAGCCTGACAATAACTTTAATCCACTTTCAATGAAAATTGAAGTAGGTAAAAATAGAGAGGAGAAGCAAATAAACTTCAACAGTCCAAAGATTAAAAACACGAACGCGATTAAGGATGAGCTGGAAGACTTTTTGGATGCAATAAAAAACGACACAGAACCTTTGGTAACAATCGATGACGGTTACGCTGCACTTGACGTTGCAACTACAATTATTGAACTAATAAAAAAATCTCCTGATTTCGAAATAGAAGAAAATAACAATCAAGAGAATTAA
- a CDS encoding sugar transferase, producing the protein MELNKSNQIAKQIFFDFIAASISWGSFFVFRKIYLEPLKYGYQIPFELNENFYYGIIVIPLFWIALYSISGTYLNPLRKSRLKELGQTISLTFIGSICLFFVLILDDEITGYEAYYTSFLTLFSLHLTLTFIPRFINSTILAHKIHRREFGFNTLIIGGNGKATKLYNDLEGLKDSMGNVLIGFLRVYDREEYALEKHLPHLGEYKDVNHFIEKYNIEEVIIAIESSEHKAIREIISIVSSNNVIIKITPDMHDILTGTVKMNSIFGTPLIEVSNTLMPVYQKNLKQIIDFLVSLFVLLFCSPIYLLIAIIIKFDSKGPVFYSHERIGKNGKPFNIYKFRSMVMNAEAKGPTLSSDNDDRITRFGKLMRKTRLDEIPQFFNVVIGNMSLVGPRPEREHFINQIVKKAPHYRHLHKVLPGITSWGQVKYGYAENVDEMILRLRYDIIYIENMTLAVDXKIMIYTVLTVLKAGGK; encoded by the coding sequence ATAGAGTTGAACAAATCAAATCAAATAGCAAAACAAATTTTCTTCGATTTCATCGCAGCATCAATTAGTTGGGGTTCATTTTTCGTTTTTCGAAAAATTTATCTCGAACCACTTAAGTATGGGTATCAAATTCCATTTGAACTAAATGAGAATTTCTATTACGGCATTATTGTTATCCCCCTCTTTTGGATTGCACTCTATAGTATTTCGGGCACATATCTAAATCCGTTAAGAAAATCAAGACTTAAAGAACTCGGACAAACCATCTCCTTAACTTTTATAGGTTCCATTTGTTTATTCTTTGTTCTAATTCTCGATGATGAGATTACTGGATACGAAGCATATTACACCTCTTTCCTTACGCTTTTCTCCTTACATCTAACGCTAACCTTTATTCCTCGATTTATTAATTCAACCATTTTGGCGCACAAAATACATCGCCGTGAATTTGGTTTCAATACGCTAATTATTGGAGGAAATGGCAAAGCCACAAAACTTTACAATGATCTAGAAGGACTTAAAGATTCTATGGGAAATGTTCTTATCGGTTTTTTAAGGGTGTACGATCGTGAAGAATATGCTCTAGAAAAACACTTGCCTCATTTAGGAGAATATAAAGACGTCAATCATTTCATCGAAAAATACAATATAGAGGAAGTTATAATTGCAATAGAATCATCGGAACACAAAGCTATTAGAGAAATAATAAGCATCGTTTCTAGCAATAATGTAATTATCAAAATCACCCCCGACATGCACGACATTTTAACTGGTACCGTTAAAATGAATTCAATATTTGGCACTCCACTTATTGAAGTTTCGAACACCTTAATGCCGGTATATCAAAAGAACCTCAAACAAATTATCGATTTCTTAGTATCTCTTTTCGTACTCCTATTCTGTAGTCCAATTTACCTGCTAATCGCAATAATTATTAAGTTCGATTCGAAAGGCCCTGTATTCTACTCGCATGAAAGGATTGGAAAGAATGGCAAGCCATTCAACATATATAAGTTTAGATCTATGGTAATGAATGCGGAAGCTAAGGGTCCTACACTCTCCTCGGATAACGATGATAGAATTACACGATTCGGCAAGTTGATGCGAAAAACTAGACTAGATGAAATCCCTCAATTTTTTAACGTAGTTATTGGTAATATGAGTCTCGTTGGACCAAGACCAGAGAGAGAGCACTTCATTAACCAAATTGTGAAAAAAGCTCCTCACTACAGACATTTGCATAAAGTATTACCTGGAATTACCTCTTGGGGACAGGTTAAATATGGCTATGCCGAAAATGTGGATGAAATGATTTTAAGACTACGATACGATATCATTTACATTGAGAACATGACTTTGGCAGTAGATTTNAAAATCATGATTTACACTGTACTAACGGTCTTAAAAGCGGGAGGTAAGTAA
- a CDS encoding DUF4294 domain-containing protein: MQIIANFLSFRNVTLFFFILVTSAMSVVGQDDDIEIERSRQTKGTLVRALIQDGDTIPFMYLEPLRVKGRRKFKSRRAKAKYYKLVRDVKKAYPYAKLAANLLEKYNTELEAIESESKQSKFLKEVEKELKEEFMSELKNLTITQGRILLKLVDRETGDTSYILLKELRSSFSAVFWQTLAXLFGNNLKTTYDPNGKDKDIESIVKMIEAKEAAAAAVKVVE; this comes from the coding sequence ATGCAAATTATTGCCAATTTTCTTTCTTTTCGAAATGTAACCCTGTTTTTTTTTATTCTGGTTACTTCTGCAATGAGTGTTGTGGGACAAGATGATGATATTGAGATTGAACGAAGTAGACAAACTAAGGGTACGCTAGTACGTGCATTAATACAAGATGGGGATACTATTCCTTTTATGTATTTAGAGCCTTTACGGGTTAAGGGGCGAAGGAAATTTAAATCGAGAAGAGCAAAGGCAAAGTATTATAAATTAGTGAGAGATGTAAAGAAGGCATACCCTTATGCTAAACTAGCAGCCAATTTGTTGGAGAAATACAATACCGAACTAGAAGCGATAGAATCAGAAAGTAAGCAGAGTAAATTCTTAAAGGAAGTTGAAAAGGAGTTGAAGGAAGAATTTATGTCGGAGTTGAAAAACCTTACAATAACCCAAGGACGTATTCTTTTAAAATTGGTAGATAGAGAAACAGGTGACACATCTTACATTTTATTGAAAGAGTTAAGAAGTTCGTTCTCCGCCGTATTTTGGCAAACTCTTGCAAGNTTATTTGGTAATAATTTAAAGACGACTTATGATCCTAATGGAAAGGATAAGGATATTGAGAGTATCGTTAAAATGATAGAGGCCAAAGAAGCAGCAGCAGCAGCAGTTAAGGTGGTAGAGTAA
- the sucC gene encoding ADP-forming succinate--CoA ligase subunit beta, whose product MNLHEYQGKEILKSFGVAVPESIVVDTPGKALEAAKELQKSTGSESWAIKAQIHAGGRGKGGGVKIAKSFDDVTEMADQIIGMQLVTPQTDTKGKLVKKILVEQSIFYPGESEIQEFYMSVLLNRQTGRNTIMYSTEGGMDIEKVAEETPHLIHNEEIDPSVGIQGFQCRKIAFNLGLSGNAFKEMTRFVAALYKAYDSIDAALFEINPVFKTSDNKIFAADAKVELDDNALYRHKDYAELRDKSQEDPTEVEAADNDLNFVKLDGNVGCMVNGAGLAMATMDIIKLSGGEPANFLDVGGTADAKRVEQAFRIILKDDSVKAILVNIFGGIVRCDRVAQGVVDAYNNIGNISVPIIVRLQGTNAVEAKKIIDNSGLKVISAILLQDAADRVAEVLA is encoded by the coding sequence ATGAATTTACACGAATACCAAGGAAAAGAAATATTAAAGAGCTTCGGAGTTGCGGTACCAGAAAGTATTGTAGTGGATACACCAGGAAAAGCTTTAGAAGCTGCTAAGGAGTTGCAGAAGTCTACTGGTTCCGAAAGTTGGGCAATTAAAGCGCAAATTCACGCAGGTGGACGGGGTAAAGGTGGTGGTGTTAAGATTGCAAAATCATTTGATGATGTTACTGAAATGGCTGATCAAATTATAGGGATGCAATTGGTTACACCTCAAACTGATACAAAAGGCAAGCTGGTTAAAAAGATTTTAGTTGAGCAAAGTATCTTTTATCCAGGTGAGAGTGAAATACAAGAATTTTACATGAGTGTTTTGCTTAACAGACAAACCGGGCGAAATACTATTATGTATTCTACCGAAGGTGGGATGGATATTGAAAAGGTAGCCGAAGAAACCCCTCACTTAATTCATAATGAAGAAATTGATCCTTCTGTTGGTATTCAAGGGTTTCAGTGTAGAAAGATCGCTTTTAACTTAGGCTTATCGGGGAATGCTTTTAAGGAAATGACAAGATTTGTTGCCGCACTTTATAAAGCTTACGATAGTATAGACGCTGCATTATTTGAGATTAATCCAGTCTTTAAGACTTCTGATAATAAAATATTTGCTGCGGATGCTAAAGTAGAATTGGATGATAACGCATTGTATCGCCATAAAGATTATGCAGAATTAAGAGACAAATCGCAAGAGGATCCTACCGAGGTTGAAGCTGCAGACAACGATTTAAACTTCGTGAAGTTAGATGGCAATGTAGGTTGTATGGTTAATGGTGCTGGCTTAGCAATGGCTACAATGGATATTATTAAACTATCGGGAGGCGAACCAGCTAATTTCTTAGATGTTGGAGGTACTGCAGATGCAAAGCGAGTTGAACAAGCTTTCCGAATCATCTTAAAAGATGATAGTGTAAAGGCAATTCTTGTGAATATATTTGGTGGTATTGTTAGATGCGATAGAGTGGCACAGGGAGTCGTAGATGCTTATAATAATATCGGGAATATTAGTGTTCCAATTATTGTAAGGTTGCAAGGAACCAACGCCGTAGAAGCAAAGAAGATAATCGACAACTCTGGCTTAAAGGTGATTTCTGCAATCTTGTTGCAAGATGCTGCAGATAGAGTGGCTGAAGTATTGGCTTAA
- a CDS encoding ABC transporter ATP-binding protein: MIEAIDIHKSYKDLHVLKGLSFKIEEAEIVAIVGPSGAGKSTLLHIIGTLDHQTQGTLTINGTEIAKLDSRKLAEYRNKNIGFIFQFHHLLPEFSALENVCIPGFIAKRDEKEVRAKAMELLTLLNLSERAEHKPNQLSGGEQQRVAIARALINDPKIILADEPSGNLDSKAAAELHKLLFSLRDKLKQTFVIVTHNEELANSADRKITIADGHIS, encoded by the coding sequence ATGATTGAAGCGATTGATATACATAAGTCTTACAAAGACCTACACGTTTTAAAAGGGCTCTCATTTAAAATTGAGGAAGCAGAAATCGTAGCGATTGTTGGTCCGTCGGGAGCTGGTAAATCTACCTTACTACATATAATCGGAACGCTCGATCATCAAACACAAGGCACACTTACAATAAACGGAACTGAAATAGCAAAACTTGATAGTAGAAAGCTAGCCGAATATAGAAATAAGAATATTGGTTTTATTTTCCAGTTTCATCACTTACTTCCCGAATTCTCTGCATTGGAGAACGTTTGCATTCCTGGTTTTATCGCAAAGCGAGATGAAAAAGAAGTAAGAGCTAAAGCAATGGAATTACTTACTCTTTTAAACCTTTCAGAAAGAGCCGAACACAAACCGAATCAACTCTCGGGTGGAGAACAACAACGTGTTGCTATTGCAAGGGCCTTAATTAACGATCCTAAAATAATATTGGCAGATGAGCCATCGGGAAATCTTGATTCTAAAGCAGCGGCTGAATTACACAAATTACTCTTTTCGTTAAGAGACAAATTAAAGCAAACGTTCGTAATTGTTACACACAACGAAGAACTTGCAAATTCCGCGGATCGAAAAATCACTATTGCAGACGGTCATATTTCATAG
- a CDS encoding BatA domain-containing protein: MNFAYPLFLLALASIAIPILIHLFNFQKTKRVLFTNVKFLIDVKQKSKKQNNLKHLLVLLSRILAICALVFAFAQPFFAENNTEVAPSFSNLVNIYIDNSFSMQSKYQDRTLLELAKSKAIEIVNDRDQADRFQLLTN; the protein is encoded by the coding sequence ATGAATTTCGCGTATCCACTATTTTTATTAGCGCTAGCTTCGATCGCAATACCGATCCTAATTCATCTTTTCAATTTCCAAAAAACCAAGCGAGTTCTCTTTACAAACGTTAAGTTTTTAATTGACGTAAAGCAGAAAAGCAAGAAGCAAAACAACTTAAAGCACCTACTAGTATTACTCTCCAGGATATTAGCAATCTGCGCACTTGTCTTTGCGTTTGCCCAACCATTCTTTGCCGAAAACAATACTGAGGTAGCACCTAGTTTTTCAAACTTGGTAAACATCTATATCGACAACTCTTTCAGTATGCAAAGCAAATATCAGGATAGAACCTTGCTAGAGCTTGCAAAATCAAAAGCCATAGAGATTGTAAACGATAGGGATCAAGCAGATCGATTTCAACTACTCACTAATA